A window of the Dickeya dianthicola NCPPB 453 genome harbors these coding sequences:
- a CDS encoding peroxiredoxin C, with product MVLVTRPAPDFTAAAVLGSGEIVENFNLKKHINGKPAVIFFWPMDFTFVCPSELIAFDHRYEEFKKRGVEVVGVSFDSEFVHNAWRKTPVENGGIGEVKYAMVADIKREIQKAYGIEHPEAGVALRGSFLIDKNGIVRHQVVNDLPLGRNIDEMVRMVDALQFHEEHGEVCPAQWEKGKAGMGASPDGVAKYLKENANDL from the coding sequence ATGGTCCTGGTAACTCGTCCTGCCCCCGACTTCACTGCCGCTGCCGTACTGGGAAGTGGGGAAATCGTTGAGAATTTCAATCTGAAGAAACACATCAACGGTAAACCGGCTGTGATCTTCTTCTGGCCGATGGACTTCACCTTCGTTTGCCCGTCCGAGCTGATCGCTTTCGATCACCGCTACGAAGAGTTCAAAAAGCGTGGCGTTGAAGTGGTTGGTGTGTCTTTTGACTCCGAATTCGTGCATAACGCCTGGCGTAAAACCCCGGTCGAAAACGGGGGTATCGGTGAAGTGAAATACGCGATGGTCGCTGACATTAAACGCGAAATCCAGAAAGCCTACGGCATCGAACACCCGGAAGCCGGCGTGGCGCTGCGTGGTTCTTTCCTGATCGACAAAAACGGCATCGTGCGTCACCAGGTGGTGAACGATCTGCCGCTGGGTCGTAACATCGATGAAATGGTGCGTATGGTTGACGCGCTGCAATTCCACGAAGAGCACGGCGAAGTGTGCCCGGCTCAGTGGGAAAAAGGCAAAGCCGGTATGGGCGCGTCTCCGGACGGCGTCGCGAAATACCTGAAAGAAAACGCCAACGACCTGTAA
- the tgt gene encoding tRNA guanosine(34) transglycosylase Tgt, with protein MKYELLQTDGRARRGRLVFERGVVETPAFMPVGTYGTVKGMTPEEVKDTGAQIILGNTFHLWLRPGQEIMKRHGDLHDFMQWHGPILTDSGGFQVFSLGDIRKITEEGVHFRNPINGDAIFLSPEKSMEIQYDLGSDIVMIFDECTPYPADWDYAKRSMEMSLRWAKRSRQRFDELSNKNALFGIVQGSVYEDLRDVSVKGLVDIGFDGYAVGGLAVGEPKADMHRILEHVCPQLPTDKPRYLMGVGKPEDLVEGVRRGIDMFDCVMPTRNARNGHLFVTDGVVKIRNAKHKDDTGPLDEHCDCYTCRNYSRAYLHHLDRCNEILGARLNTIHNLRYYQRLMAGLRQAIEEGRLEGFAAEFYQRIGKPVPPLVDNAVGNDCGGK; from the coding sequence GTGAAGTACGAATTGTTGCAAACGGACGGCCGCGCGCGTCGTGGTCGTCTGGTTTTTGAGCGTGGCGTGGTGGAAACCCCGGCGTTTATGCCGGTCGGCACCTACGGCACCGTTAAAGGAATGACGCCGGAAGAAGTCAAAGACACCGGCGCTCAGATCATTCTGGGCAACACCTTCCACCTGTGGCTGCGCCCCGGGCAGGAAATCATGAAACGGCACGGCGACCTGCATGATTTTATGCAGTGGCATGGCCCGATCCTGACCGACTCTGGCGGTTTTCAGGTCTTTAGTCTGGGGGATATCCGCAAGATAACCGAGGAAGGCGTACACTTCCGCAACCCGATCAACGGCGACGCTATTTTCCTTAGCCCAGAAAAATCTATGGAAATTCAGTACGATCTCGGTTCTGACATCGTGATGATTTTCGATGAGTGTACCCCTTATCCAGCAGACTGGGACTATGCCAAGCGGTCGATGGAGATGTCGCTGCGCTGGGCGAAGCGCAGCCGTCAGCGTTTTGACGAATTAAGCAACAAAAACGCGTTATTCGGCATCGTTCAGGGTAGTGTTTACGAAGATTTACGTGATGTGTCGGTAAAAGGGCTGGTGGACATCGGCTTTGATGGTTACGCTGTGGGCGGCCTCGCGGTCGGCGAGCCGAAGGCCGATATGCACCGCATTCTGGAGCATGTCTGCCCGCAGTTGCCGACGGATAAACCCCGCTATTTGATGGGGGTGGGTAAACCGGAAGATTTGGTGGAAGGGGTACGCCGCGGTATCGACATGTTTGATTGCGTGATGCCGACCCGCAACGCCCGCAACGGTCATCTGTTCGTGACCGACGGCGTGGTTAAGATCCGTAACGCTAAACACAAAGATGACACCGGACCGCTGGATGAGCACTGTGATTGCTACACGTGTCGCAATTATAGTCGCGCCTACTTGCACCATCTGGACCGTTGTAACGAAATACTCGGCGCGCGCCTCAATACCATCCACAACCTGCGCTATTATCAACGCCTGATGGCGGGTTTACGTCAGGCTATCGAGGAAGGTAGATTAGAGGGCTTTGCGGCTGAGTTTTATCAGCGCATCGGTAAGCCGGTTCCACCGTTGGTCGACAATGCGGTGGGAAATGACTGCGGTGGGAAATGA
- the yajC gene encoding preprotein translocase subunit YajC, whose amino-acid sequence MSLFISDAVAATAGAPAQGSPYSLVIMLAVFGLIFYFMILRPQQKRSKEHKKLMDSISKGDEVLTNGGLVGRVTKVADNGFITIALNDTNEVVIKRDYVTSVLPKGTIKAL is encoded by the coding sequence ATGAGTCTTTTCATTTCCGACGCTGTGGCGGCAACCGCAGGTGCTCCGGCTCAAGGAAGCCCGTACTCTCTGGTGATTATGCTGGCCGTGTTCGGTCTGATTTTTTACTTCATGATCCTGCGCCCTCAGCAAAAACGTTCCAAGGAACACAAAAAGTTGATGGATTCGATCAGCAAAGGCGACGAAGTGTTGACCAACGGCGGCTTGGTGGGTCGTGTGACTAAAGTGGCTGATAATGGATTTATCACCATTGCCCTGAACGATACCAACGAAGTCGTGATCAAGCGTGACTACGTGACGTCCGTACTGCCGAAGGGTACCATTAAGGCCCTGTAA
- the proY gene encoding proline-specific permease ProY: protein MEQQSTLKRGLSTRHIRFIALGSAIGTGLFYGSASAIQMAGPSVLLAYLIGGVFAYIIMRALGEMSVNNPQASSFSRYARDYLGPLAGYITGWTYCFEMLIVAIADVTAFGIYMGVWFPAVPHWVWVLSVVLIIGAINLMNVKVFGELEFWLSFFKVATIVVMIVAGVGIIVWGIGNGGEPTGIHNLWTNGGFFSNGVMGMILSLQMVMFAYGGVEIIGITAGEAKEPHKSIPRAINSVPWRILVFYVGTLFVIMSIYPWNQVGTNGSPFVLTFQHMGITAAAGILNFVVITASLSAINSDVFGVGRMLHGMAEQGHAPQVFGRLSQRGTPWVTVVVMMLALLVAVYLNYIMPEKVFLVIASLATFATVWVWIMILCSQIAFRRKLSREQANALAFPLPGGAATAVVGIVFLVFIIGLIGYFPDTRIALYAGMVWMALLLASYALRRRRA from the coding sequence ATGGAACAACAATCCACACTCAAGCGCGGCTTAAGTACGCGGCATATTCGTTTCATCGCGCTGGGTTCCGCCATCGGCACCGGGCTGTTTTACGGTTCGGCCAGCGCCATCCAGATGGCGGGCCCCAGCGTATTGCTGGCGTACCTGATTGGCGGCGTGTTCGCCTATATCATCATGCGCGCGCTGGGCGAGATGTCCGTCAACAACCCGCAGGCCAGTTCCTTTTCCCGCTACGCCCGCGATTACCTCGGCCCGCTGGCCGGCTACATCACCGGCTGGACCTACTGCTTTGAAATGCTGATTGTGGCGATTGCCGATGTTACCGCCTTCGGCATCTATATGGGCGTATGGTTTCCGGCGGTGCCGCATTGGGTCTGGGTGTTGAGCGTGGTGCTGATCATCGGCGCCATCAACCTGATGAACGTGAAGGTGTTCGGCGAGCTGGAGTTCTGGCTGTCGTTCTTCAAGGTCGCCACCATCGTGGTGATGATCGTGGCTGGGGTAGGTATCATCGTCTGGGGGATCGGCAACGGCGGCGAGCCGACCGGCATCCATAATTTGTGGACCAACGGCGGTTTCTTCAGCAACGGCGTGATGGGGATGATTCTGTCGTTGCAGATGGTGATGTTTGCCTACGGCGGCGTGGAGATCATCGGGATCACCGCCGGCGAGGCCAAAGAGCCGCACAAATCCATTCCGCGCGCCATCAACTCGGTGCCCTGGCGTATTCTGGTGTTCTATGTCGGCACCCTGTTCGTGATCATGTCGATTTATCCGTGGAATCAGGTAGGAACCAACGGCAGCCCGTTCGTGCTGACCTTCCAGCATATGGGCATCACGGCGGCGGCCGGTATCCTCAATTTCGTGGTGATTACCGCGTCGCTCTCCGCCATCAACAGTGACGTGTTCGGCGTCGGCCGCATGCTGCACGGCATGGCGGAGCAGGGACATGCGCCGCAGGTGTTTGGCCGGCTGTCACAGCGCGGTACGCCCTGGGTTACGGTGGTGGTGATGATGTTGGCGCTGCTGGTGGCGGTGTACCTCAACTACATCATGCCGGAGAAAGTGTTCCTGGTGATCGCCTCGCTGGCGACCTTCGCCACCGTCTGGGTGTGGATCATGATTCTGTGCTCGCAGATTGCTTTTCGCCGCAAGCTGAGCCGCGAACAGGCCAACGCGCTGGCGTTTCCGCTGCCGGGCGGGGCGGCGACCGCGGTGGTCGGCATCGTATTCCTGGTGTTTATCATTGGCCTGATAGGCTACTTCCCGGATACGCGCATTGCGCTGTATGCCGGCATGGTGTGGATGGCGTTGCTGCTGGCAAGCTACGCGTTGCGTCGGCGCCGCGCCTGA
- the secD gene encoding protein translocase subunit SecD, whose amino-acid sequence MLNRYPLWKYLMLIVTIVVGLLYALPNLYGEDPAIQVTGARGTAASESTLVQIQNVLKEQNIASKSIALENGAILARFSTSDVQLRAREVLLNALGEKFVVALNLAPATPTWLRMLGAEPMKLGLDLRGGVHFLMEVDMDTALGKLQEQTMDSLRSDLREKGIQYASVRKSDNYGVDILFRDGQLRDDAVNYLAPRHRDLVLNSSGSDTLRAVMSDARLGEAREYAVQQNINILRNRVNQLGVAEPLVQRQGADRIVVELPGIQDTARAKEILGATATLEFRLVNSNVDPVALTNGRVPGDTEVMNMRDGGPVALYKRVILTGDHITDSTSGNDEYNRPQVNISLDSAGGNMMSNFTKDNIGKPMATLFVEYKDSGKKDANGRAVLEKQEEVINVATIQSRLGNSFRITGINNPNEARQLSLLLRAGALIAPIQIVEERTIGPTLGMQNITQGLEACLAGLAVSILFMIFFYKKFGMIATSALLLNLVLVVGIMSLLPGATLTMPGIAGIVLTLAVAVDANVLINERIKEELSNGRTVQQAIDEGYRGAFSSIFDANVTTLIKVLILYAIGTGSIKGFAITTGIGVATSMFTAIVGTRAIVNLLYGGKRIKKLSI is encoded by the coding sequence GTGTTAAACCGCTATCCTCTGTGGAAGTACCTGATGCTGATCGTGACGATCGTCGTTGGTCTGCTCTACGCACTTCCTAACCTGTATGGTGAGGATCCGGCAATTCAGGTCACTGGCGCGCGAGGAACCGCCGCCAGTGAATCTACGCTGGTCCAGATCCAGAATGTTTTGAAAGAACAAAATATCGCCAGCAAGTCTATTGCGCTGGAAAACGGTGCCATTCTCGCGCGTTTCTCCACGTCGGACGTGCAGCTTCGTGCGCGTGAAGTTCTGCTTAACGCGCTGGGCGAGAAGTTTGTGGTTGCGCTCAACCTGGCGCCAGCCACGCCAACCTGGCTGAGAATGCTGGGGGCGGAACCGATGAAACTGGGTCTTGACCTGCGTGGCGGCGTGCATTTCCTGATGGAAGTGGACATGGACACCGCGTTAGGCAAGCTGCAGGAGCAGACGATGGATTCCCTGCGCAGCGATTTGCGCGAGAAAGGCATCCAATATGCTTCTGTTCGCAAGTCAGACAATTATGGCGTGGACATTCTGTTCCGCGACGGCCAACTGCGTGATGACGCGGTTAATTACCTGGCCCCCCGCCATCGCGACCTGGTGCTCAACTCCAGCGGCAGCGATACGCTGCGTGCGGTCATGAGTGATGCCCGTCTGGGCGAAGCCCGCGAATATGCGGTACAGCAGAACATCAACATCCTGCGCAACCGTGTCAACCAGCTCGGCGTGGCCGAACCGCTGGTGCAGCGTCAGGGCGCCGACCGTATCGTGGTGGAACTGCCGGGGATTCAGGACACCGCGCGCGCCAAAGAAATTTTGGGTGCGACCGCCACGCTGGAGTTCCGTCTGGTCAACAGCAATGTCGATCCTGTTGCGCTGACCAACGGCCGTGTGCCGGGCGACACCGAAGTGATGAATATGCGTGATGGCGGACCGGTAGCGCTGTACAAGCGCGTGATCCTGACCGGTGACCACATTACCGACTCCACTTCCGGCAACGATGAATACAACCGTCCGCAGGTCAATATCTCGCTGGACAGCGCCGGCGGCAACATGATGTCCAATTTCACCAAGGACAATATCGGCAAACCGATGGCGACCCTGTTTGTGGAGTACAAGGACAGCGGCAAAAAAGACGCCAACGGCCGCGCGGTGCTGGAAAAACAGGAAGAGGTGATTAACGTCGCCACCATCCAGTCTCGTCTGGGTAATAGCTTCCGTATTACCGGCATCAACAATCCGAACGAAGCTCGTCAGCTGTCGCTGCTGCTGCGTGCCGGCGCGCTGATCGCGCCGATTCAGATTGTGGAAGAACGCACCATCGGCCCGACGTTGGGGATGCAAAACATCACCCAGGGGTTGGAAGCCTGTCTGGCTGGCCTGGCCGTGTCCATCCTGTTCATGATCTTCTTCTACAAGAAGTTCGGCATGATTGCGACGTCCGCGCTGTTGTTGAACCTGGTATTGGTTGTCGGCATTATGTCGCTGCTGCCGGGGGCCACCCTGACCATGCCGGGGATTGCGGGTATCGTGTTAACTCTTGCGGTAGCGGTGGACGCCAACGTACTGATTAACGAGCGTATCAAAGAAGAACTGAGCAACGGACGCACCGTCCAGCAGGCGATTGACGAAGGTTACCGAGGCGCGTTCAGCTCCATCTTCGATGCGAACGTCACGACGCTGATTAAGGTTCTTATTCTGTATGCGATCGGTACCGGCTCGATTAAAGGATTTGCGATTACGACCGGTATTGGCGTGGCGACATCCATGTTTACTGCGATTGTTGGTACCCGTGCCATCGTAAACCTGCTGTACGGCGGCAAACGCATCAAAAAGCTGTCTATCTGA
- a CDS encoding cobalamin-independent methionine synthase II family protein has product MTQALPPFRADVVGSLLRPASIKQARLQLQAGEIDAAALRRVEDREIQRAVELQRAAGLQLVTDGEFRRAWWHFDFFDSLNGVERYEADQGIQFNGVQTKARGVKVIGKVSFNPQHPMLDDFRFLNSVAGDAVAKMTIPSPSVLHFRGGRSVIDSTVYPDLADYFDDLAQTWRDAIHAFYEAGCRYLQLDDTVWAYLCSEDQKRQIRERGDDPDYLRRTYAQVLNQALEGKPADLVVGLHVCRGNFRSTWISEGGYEPVAETLFGEVNVDAFFLEYDTERAGGFEPLRFIKPGHQKVVLGLITTKNGELENAEEVQKRIAEATQYIALDQLCLSPQCGFASTEEGNTLSEEQQWAKLKLVVDIAKRVW; this is encoded by the coding sequence ATGACACAAGCCCTTCCTCCGTTCCGTGCCGATGTGGTCGGCAGTTTGTTGCGTCCGGCGTCCATCAAGCAGGCGCGTTTGCAGCTTCAGGCCGGTGAGATTGATGCGGCCGCGCTGCGCCGCGTCGAAGATCGGGAAATTCAGCGTGCGGTGGAATTGCAGCGCGCGGCGGGTCTGCAACTGGTGACCGACGGTGAATTTCGCCGCGCCTGGTGGCATTTTGACTTCTTCGACAGCCTGAACGGTGTGGAGCGTTATGAAGCGGATCAGGGCATCCAGTTCAACGGCGTGCAGACCAAAGCCCGCGGTGTAAAAGTCATCGGCAAGGTCAGCTTTAATCCGCAACACCCGATGCTGGACGATTTCCGCTTTCTCAACAGCGTGGCCGGCGACGCCGTCGCCAAGATGACGATTCCCAGCCCGAGCGTGCTGCATTTCCGCGGTGGGCGTAGCGTTATCGACAGTACCGTTTATCCGGATCTGGCCGACTACTTCGACGATCTGGCGCAGACCTGGCGTGATGCGATCCACGCGTTCTATGAGGCGGGCTGCCGTTATCTGCAACTGGACGATACGGTGTGGGCTTATCTGTGTTCCGAAGATCAGAAACGCCAGATCCGCGAACGCGGCGACGATCCGGATTATCTGCGCCGCACCTATGCGCAGGTGCTGAACCAGGCGCTGGAAGGCAAACCGGCCGATCTGGTGGTGGGCCTGCATGTTTGCCGCGGCAACTTCCGTTCCACCTGGATTTCCGAAGGCGGCTATGAGCCGGTGGCGGAAACCCTGTTCGGCGAAGTGAATGTGGACGCGTTCTTCCTCGAATACGATACCGAGCGGGCTGGCGGGTTCGAGCCGTTGCGTTTCATCAAACCGGGTCACCAGAAAGTGGTGCTGGGTTTGATCACCACCAAAAATGGCGAACTGGAAAACGCGGAAGAAGTACAAAAGCGTATTGCCGAAGCGACGCAATATATTGCGCTGGACCAGCTGTGCTTAAGCCCGCAGTGCGGCTTTGCGTCTACCGAAGAGGGCAACACGCTATCGGAAGAGCAGCAATGGGCCAAACTGAAACTGGTGGTGGATATCGCCAAACGCGTCTGGTAA
- the queA gene encoding tRNA preQ1(34) S-adenosylmethionine ribosyltransferase-isomerase QueA — protein sequence MRVADFSFELPESLIARYPQAKRSGCRLLSLDGPTGALTHGVFTDLLDKLQPGDLLVFNNTRVIPARLFGRKASGGKLEVLVERMLDDKRVLAHVRASKAPKPGAELLLGEDESVKATMLARHDALFEIQFDDTRDVLTILNDIGHMPLPPYIDRPDDAADRELYQTVYSQRPGAVAAPTAGLHFDEPLLAALKEKGVDMAFVTLHVGAGTFQPVRVESIEDHIMHAEYAEVPQAVVDAVLACKARGNRVIAVGTTSVRSLESAAQASTGEVIAPFFGDTRIFIFPGYHYQVVDALVTNFHLPESTLIMLVSAFAGYRYTMTAYRQAVAEQYRFFSYGDAMFITRNPSAEQEQVG from the coding sequence ATGCGTGTTGCCGATTTTTCGTTTGAATTGCCTGAGTCTCTGATTGCCCGTTATCCGCAGGCAAAACGCAGTGGTTGCCGTCTGTTGTCGCTGGATGGCCCCACCGGTGCGCTCACGCATGGCGTGTTTACCGATCTGCTTGATAAATTGCAGCCGGGCGATCTGCTGGTGTTCAACAATACCCGGGTGATTCCGGCGCGTTTGTTTGGTCGCAAGGCCAGCGGCGGCAAGCTGGAAGTGCTGGTAGAGCGCATGCTGGATGACAAACGCGTGCTGGCGCATGTGCGTGCGTCCAAGGCGCCGAAGCCCGGCGCCGAACTGTTGCTTGGCGAAGACGAGAGCGTGAAAGCCACCATGCTGGCGCGCCATGACGCGTTGTTTGAGATCCAGTTTGACGATACGCGCGATGTGTTGACCATTCTCAATGACATCGGGCATATGCCGCTGCCACCCTATATCGACCGCCCGGATGACGCAGCGGACCGCGAATTGTACCAGACGGTGTACAGCCAACGCCCCGGCGCGGTGGCAGCGCCGACCGCCGGTTTGCATTTCGATGAGCCGCTGCTGGCCGCCCTGAAGGAAAAAGGGGTGGACATGGCCTTCGTTACCCTGCATGTCGGCGCCGGCACATTCCAGCCGGTGCGGGTGGAGTCCATCGAAGATCACATCATGCACGCCGAGTATGCCGAAGTGCCGCAGGCGGTGGTGGATGCGGTGCTGGCCTGCAAGGCGCGCGGCAATCGCGTTATTGCGGTCGGCACGACGTCGGTACGCTCGCTGGAAAGCGCGGCGCAGGCCAGTACCGGAGAGGTTATCGCGCCGTTTTTCGGCGATACCCGTATCTTTATCTTTCCCGGTTATCACTATCAGGTGGTGGATGCGCTGGTGACCAACTTCCACCTACCGGAATCAACGCTGATTATGCTGGTTTCGGCGTTCGCCGGTTACCGCTATACCATGACGGCTTACCGGCAGGCGGTGGCAGAGCAATACCGCTTTTTCAGTTACGGGGATGCGATGTTCATCACCCGCAATCCGTCGGCGGAACAAGAGCAGGTGGGATAA
- a CDS encoding ACP phosphodiesterase, producing the protein MNFLAHLHLATLAQSSLTGNLMADFVRGNPDSLYSPEIVAGIRLHRRIDVLTDSLPEVRTACRHFSADYRRVAPISLDVLWDHFLARHWAELEPAMPLTHFVADAEQQITPHLADSPERFRNLNYYLWPERWLERYAELPFIADVLHRMSVRRPKLAALSGSFVDIERHYHQFETLFWQFYPRMMHLAKTGQLDGPADAAQ; encoded by the coding sequence ATGAATTTTCTCGCGCATCTGCATCTCGCCACGCTGGCGCAAAGCTCGCTGACCGGAAACCTGATGGCGGATTTCGTGCGCGGCAACCCCGACAGTCTGTATTCGCCCGAAATCGTCGCCGGCATCCGTCTGCATCGACGCATCGACGTGTTGACCGACAGCCTGCCGGAAGTGCGCACCGCCTGCCGCCATTTCAGCGCCGACTATCGCCGGGTCGCGCCTATCTCGCTGGATGTGCTGTGGGACCATTTTCTGGCGCGCCACTGGGCGGAGCTGGAACCGGCGATGCCGCTGACGCACTTCGTCGCCGATGCTGAACAGCAGATTACGCCCCACCTGGCCGACAGCCCGGAGCGCTTTCGCAACCTTAATTATTACCTGTGGCCGGAGCGCTGGCTGGAACGCTACGCCGAACTGCCGTTTATCGCCGACGTGCTGCACCGCATGTCGGTGCGCCGGCCGAAGCTGGCGGCGCTTTCCGGTTCGTTCGTCGATATTGAGCGTCACTACCATCAATTTGAAACATTATTCTGGCAGTTCTATCCTCGTATGATGCATCTGGCAAAAACAGGTCAGCTTGATGGCCCGGCTGACGCCGCACAGTAA
- the brnQ gene encoding branched-chain amino acid transport system II carrier protein, giving the protein MSHRLTSKDIMALGFMTFALFVGAGNIIFPPMVGQQAGEHVWIAALGFLITAVGLPVLTVVALARVGGGIDTLSSPIGKKAGVLLATVCYLAVGPLFATPRTATVSFEVGIAPLVGEGASPLLIYSLIYFAIVIAISLYPGRLLDTVGHILAPVKIIALTVLGIAALLWPAGTPAPTAEAYQQVPFSSGFVNGYLTMDTLGAMVFGIVIVNAARSRGITDAALLTRYTILAGLIAGLGLTLVYLSLFHLGSFSGSLVPNAQNGAELLHAYVQYTFGNMGSSFLALLIFIACMVTAVGLTCACAEFFAQYLPLSYRTLVFVLGLFSMVVSNLGLSHLIQLSVPVLTAIYPPCIVLVLLSFTRRWWNNSTHVIAPVMLVSLLFGLIDGIKSSAFQPLLPGWTQSLPMSEQGLAWLPPSLIILLVVAIYDRITGRQEVTAHS; this is encoded by the coding sequence ATGAGTCATCGTTTAACTTCCAAAGATATCATGGCATTGGGCTTCATGACCTTTGCCCTGTTTGTCGGCGCCGGAAACATTATTTTCCCGCCGATGGTCGGTCAACAGGCCGGCGAACACGTGTGGATAGCCGCGCTTGGTTTCCTGATTACCGCGGTGGGCTTGCCGGTGCTGACGGTGGTAGCGCTGGCCCGCGTGGGCGGCGGTATTGATACCCTGAGTAGCCCGATCGGCAAGAAAGCCGGCGTGCTACTGGCGACGGTCTGCTATTTGGCGGTCGGGCCGTTATTCGCTACCCCGCGTACCGCTACGGTATCGTTCGAAGTCGGGATCGCGCCGCTGGTGGGCGAAGGCGCATCGCCGCTGTTGATTTACAGCCTGATTTATTTCGCCATTGTGATCGCGATTTCGCTCTATCCCGGCCGTTTGCTGGATACCGTCGGGCATATTCTGGCGCCGGTGAAAATCATCGCGCTGACCGTGCTGGGCATCGCGGCGCTGTTATGGCCGGCCGGCACGCCGGCGCCGACCGCCGAAGCCTACCAGCAGGTGCCGTTCTCCAGCGGCTTCGTCAACGGCTACCTGACGATGGACACGCTGGGCGCGATGGTGTTCGGCATTGTGATTGTCAACGCCGCCCGTTCACGCGGCATCACCGATGCGGCGCTGTTGACCCGCTACACCATTCTGGCCGGGCTGATTGCCGGTCTGGGGCTGACGTTGGTGTACCTGAGCCTGTTCCACCTTGGTTCCTTCAGCGGTTCGCTGGTGCCGAACGCGCAGAATGGCGCTGAGCTCCTGCACGCCTATGTGCAGTACACCTTTGGCAACATGGGCAGTAGTTTCCTGGCGTTGTTGATTTTCATCGCCTGCATGGTTACCGCGGTGGGCCTGACCTGCGCCTGCGCCGAGTTCTTCGCCCAGTACTTGCCGCTGTCCTACCGTACGCTGGTGTTTGTGCTGGGGCTGTTCTCGATGGTGGTGTCCAATCTGGGGCTGAGTCATCTGATTCAGCTGTCGGTGCCGGTGCTGACCGCCATTTACCCACCGTGTATTGTGCTGGTGCTGTTGAGCTTCACCCGCCGCTGGTGGAATAACAGCACCCATGTCATCGCGCCGGTGATGCTGGTCAGTCTGCTGTTTGGCCTGATTGACGGCATTAAGTCATCCGCTTTCCAGCCGCTACTGCCGGGCTGGACGCAGAGCCTGCCGATGAGCGAGCAAGGGTTGGCCTGGCTGCCGCCGTCGCTGATTATTCTGCTGGTGGTGGCGATTTATGACCGTATCACCGGTCGTCAGGAAGTCACTGCACATTCCTGA
- a CDS encoding PstS family phosphate ABC transporter substrate-binding protein: MMPTRRLLALLLCLFGQAAAAAPQAMLAGNLSSAGSDTLANLMTFWAADFSQHYPGVNLQIQAAGSSSAPTALAAGAAQLGPMSRPMKSSEIDVFEQHYGYAPTAVPVALDALVVLVNQDNPITGLTVRQLDAIFSVTRRCGAGKTVQRWQELGLNGVWRQRSLLRYGRNSASGTYGFFKQHALCGGDFLPQVNELPGSASVVQAVAASVNAIGYASIGFRASGVRVLPLAAGDKDDYVLPTADTIRSGRYPYTRYLYIYVNKMPGKPLEPLTAAFLGRVLSAPGQALVSQDGYLPLPEMAREQARQLLGLDDAAPASDSDPAKNR; this comes from the coding sequence ATGATGCCTACCCGCCGCCTGCTTGCCTTGCTGTTGTGCCTGTTCGGTCAGGCTGCCGCCGCCGCGCCGCAGGCGATGCTGGCGGGCAATCTGTCCAGCGCCGGTTCCGACACGCTGGCGAACCTGATGACCTTCTGGGCGGCGGATTTCAGTCAACATTATCCCGGCGTTAATCTACAGATTCAGGCGGCCGGCTCGTCGTCGGCGCCGACGGCGCTGGCGGCAGGGGCGGCGCAACTGGGGCCGATGAGCCGGCCGATGAAGAGCAGCGAAATCGACGTGTTCGAGCAGCATTACGGGTACGCGCCGACGGCGGTGCCGGTGGCGCTGGATGCGCTGGTGGTGCTGGTCAATCAGGACAACCCGATTACCGGGCTGACGGTGCGCCAGCTTGACGCCATCTTTTCCGTGACGCGCCGCTGCGGCGCCGGAAAAACGGTGCAACGCTGGCAGGAACTGGGGCTGAACGGCGTCTGGCGACAGCGATCGCTGCTGCGCTATGGGCGCAATTCGGCTTCCGGCACCTACGGCTTTTTCAAACAACACGCGCTGTGCGGCGGCGATTTTCTGCCGCAGGTCAACGAGTTGCCCGGTTCCGCCTCGGTGGTGCAGGCGGTGGCGGCGTCGGTCAACGCTATCGGTTACGCCAGCATCGGTTTTCGCGCCAGCGGGGTGCGGGTGCTGCCGCTGGCGGCCGGCGACAAAGACGATTACGTGTTGCCGACCGCCGACACTATCCGCAGCGGGCGTTATCCCTATACCCGCTATCTCTACATTTATGTCAATAAAATGCCTGGCAAACCGTTGGAACCGCTGACCGCCGCGTTTCTGGGCCGGGTGCTGTCGGCGCCGGGGCAGGCGCTGGTGAGTCAGGATGGTTACCTGCCGCTACCGGAAATGGCGCGCGAGCAGGCCAGACAGTTGCTCGGACTTGACGATGCAGCGCCGGCATCGGATAGCGATCCTGCGAAAAACCGATGA